The Strix aluco isolate bStrAlu1 chromosome 21, bStrAlu1.hap1, whole genome shotgun sequence sequence CCCGGCAGCTATGGAAAAATCCGTAGCTGTAGCAAGGGAGGAACTCTCTTGGACAGTCCGCTGGTTGGGattggagaagaagggagaatgaaACACGGCTCTCTAGCAAAGCTGTGATGCCCAatgtctttaatgagaaaatcaaaggaaaatggaaaaggcgaGAGCTGAAGCAATGCATGTTGGAGGCCgagaaaagctcagagaagtgcTGCCGTCGGAAGGAAAACCTCCACGCCAGGCATGCTTCCTGTGCAACTCCCCCTCAAGGCTCTGGCAGTCACGTACGCTCTAGACGCATTGCTACGGAAGGAAGGTGGAGGTGTTTGATGGGGAGCGTAAGGtaaagcagagcaagagggggaaagagagaggcttcCTTGGGAAGAGACGGAAGGCCGCTCCCTCGGGGCTGGCTCCTGGACTTTCCTCGAGGCCCCTGGTGCTCCATCACGGGCAAGCGATCCACGGGCTTCAGCATAAGAGATTGCCCCGTCCCAGAGGCCCGCAGAGCCCGCGGCCCAGACCGGACCACCCAAAgccgcccagccccagggagcccccagaagcgATGGGCACACtggcagcgctgagggagctccccACGGCAGCCGACGCggtggatcccacggctgtgctctgagggaaggagctgaggattgGGCCCGGCAGCGTCACCATCACTGGCGAGGGCTGGATCGCAACGCTGGAGTCGGCGCACCGGATGAcgcagggctcgttgcagctgttggcaagcggggttgggccgcaggTG is a genomic window containing:
- the LOC141933175 gene encoding beta-keratin-related protein, with protein sequence MSCYSPCLPATCGPTPLANSCNEPCVIRCADSSVAIQPSPVMVTLPGPILSSFPQSTAVGSTASAAVGSSLSAASVPIASGGSLGLGGFGWSGLGRGLCGPLGRGNLLC